In one window of Amblyraja radiata isolate CabotCenter1 chromosome 29, sAmbRad1.1.pri, whole genome shotgun sequence DNA:
- the c29h19orf44 gene encoding uncharacterized protein C19orf44 homolog isoform X2, with translation MFSRSGLEGSALARAKAQLSGRRMVESLNVYGDELQDYMTGCKKNSALMVSPFNNEISDLSDLSIEDTVEREWKGKQSAITAATIRPAEGISEHLLTYDQFLKKGDKLGVTQNLKVSNCALKKVDEANTKNLKAAPARAGSSNTVLARLAQIENKIMNRRLNKHQINPDENLQMYDDEEISPKSSTELSGKGSRFLKRTMNTVAKQDLKAEFQNNEASKKDLPHAYLQTPFEVAIIDSDEEEMKKMLGGSLELSDESELLKRSQGSPQHGSKLHRKPVLRNYPRGHLRMPSPPSVGSPQLSLSPRMKFVKRIPTSSTEQSEIKSLDELFTETSITDDVKSLDETIEDFKLNILTLEDLVPFVEQKCMNKSLTLENEESQHSGDQSKQSVSYNSRLNMTNEVISSCPQPTKLSREKNANNLENEIWADFDATGSEISECLNEDSNVSKKGRKSPGNVPDQLEVDDQSTLCSKYSEDFETSNCEVPSVKMDQDESHFQQSSEEESRTDYSDNTFYSTSSSPTPDQSNLATCTESSYSVRYMKLKLSKVAVKDTAIQTQPSGFHYTWHRDEGLAVLGTSLGAAYVDPTPIASHVISPDAMEALTAYSPATLALNDLLKQQLSFTRQFLQVNRHLYLSIIASIEQDKYHYTTLEETKEYVRNHRSPPLTLDQALKEVQEEMQQYHVI, from the exons ATGTTCAGTAGAAGTGGACTTGAAGGTTCTGCCCTAGCAAGAGCCAAGGCCCAGCTCTCTGGGCGAAGAATGGTAGAAAGTTTAAATGTCTATGGAGATGAACTTCAG GACTATATGACTGGCTGCAAGAAAAACAGTGCCCTGATGGTTAGCCCTTTCAACAATGAAATTAGTGACCTAAGTGATCTTTCAATAGAGGACACAGTTGAAAGAGAATGGAAAGGAAAACAATCTGCAATAACTGCAGCCACTATCAGGCCAGCAGAAGGCATCAGTGAGCATTTATTGACTTACGATCAGTTCTTGAAGAAAGGAGACAAATTGGGAGTAACACAGAATCTGAAAGTGAGCAATTGTGCATTGAAAAAAGTCGATGAAGCAAACACAAAAAACCTTAAAGCTGCACCAGCAAGGGCTGGGTCCTCCAATACTGTGCTGGCCAGACTGGCACAAATAGAAAACAAAATCATGAACAGAAGGCTGAATAAACATCAAATCAATCCAGATGAAAATTTACAGATGTATGATGATGAAGAAATTTCCCCTAAGTCAAGTACTGAGCTGAGTGgaaaagggagcaggttcctgaaGAGAACAATGAATACTGTGGCGAAACAGGATTTAAAAGCTGAGTTTCAGAATAACGAAGCTTCAAAAAAAGATCTGCCTCATGCATATCTTCAGACTCCATTTGAAGTGGCCATTATTGATAGTGATGAGGAAGAAATGAAAAAGATGTTAGGAGGCTCCCTAGAACTCTCTGATGAAAGTGAACTTCTTAAAAGATCACAAGGGAGCCCACAACACGGCTCCAAATTGCACAGAAAG CCTGTCTTGAGAAACTATCCAAGGGGCCACCTAAGAATGCCTTCTCCACCCAGTGTCGGCTCCCCTCAACTGAGTCTGTCTCCAAGAATGAAATTTGTTAAACGTATCCCAACTTCCTCAACTGAACAAAGTGAGATTAAATCTCTGGACGAGTTATTTACTGAAACCTCTATTACTGATGATGTCAAAAGTCTTGACGAGACCATTGAAG ACTTCAAACTAAATATTTTGACTCTGGAGGATTTGGTTCCATTTGTGGAACAAAAATGTATGAACAAATCACTGACTTTGGAG aatgaagaGAGTCAGCACTCGGGTGATCAAAGTAAACAGTCAGTTTCCTACAATTCAAGGTTAAACATGACAAATGAGGTCATCAGTTCATGTCCCCAACCCactaaactttcaagagagaaaaaTGCAAATAACTTGGAAAATGAGATCTGGGCAGATTTTGATGCAACCGGAAGTGAAATCTCTGAATGTTTAAATGAAGATTCCAATGtatcaaagaagggaagaaaatcTCCAGGGAATGTGCCAGACCAATTAGAAGTAGATGATCAGAGCACCCTGTGTTCCAAATACTCAGAAGACTTTGAAACTTCTAACTGTGAAGTGCCATCGGTAAAAATGGATCAGGATGAATCACATTTTCAGCAGTCATCTGAAGAGGAGTCAAGAACTGATTATTCTGATAACACTTTctactcaacatcctcatccccaACACCAGACCAATCCAATCTAGCAACTTGCACAGAGTCCTCCTATTCAGTGAGATATATGAAGTTAAAACTATCCAAAGTGGCTGTAAAAGATACAGCAATACAGACACAACCATCTGGATTTCACTACACGTGGCACAGAG ATGAAGGGCTGGCAGTACTTGGAACATCTCTTGGAGCTGCATATGTGGATCCTACCCCTATTGCCAGTCACGTTATCAGCCCTGACGCAATGGAAG CACTGACTGCATACAGTCCTGCCACTTTAGCGCTGAATGACTTGCTGAAACAGCAGCTCTCTTTCACTCGCCAGTTTCTGCAAGTCAATCGACATCTCTACTTGTCCATTATTGCTTCAATAGAACAGGATAAATATCATTACACGACTTTGGAAGAAACTAAAGAG TATGTCAGAAATCATAGATCACCACCACTGACCTTGGACCAGGCCCTGAAAGAAGTGCAAGAGGAAATGCAGCAATATCACGTCATTTGA
- the c29h19orf44 gene encoding uncharacterized protein C19orf44 homolog isoform X1 — MRYCAFVRMFSRSGLEGSALARAKAQLSGRRMVESLNVYGDELQDYMTGCKKNSALMVSPFNNEISDLSDLSIEDTVEREWKGKQSAITAATIRPAEGISEHLLTYDQFLKKGDKLGVTQNLKVSNCALKKVDEANTKNLKAAPARAGSSNTVLARLAQIENKIMNRRLNKHQINPDENLQMYDDEEISPKSSTELSGKGSRFLKRTMNTVAKQDLKAEFQNNEASKKDLPHAYLQTPFEVAIIDSDEEEMKKMLGGSLELSDESELLKRSQGSPQHGSKLHRKPVLRNYPRGHLRMPSPPSVGSPQLSLSPRMKFVKRIPTSSTEQSEIKSLDELFTETSITDDVKSLDETIEDFKLNILTLEDLVPFVEQKCMNKSLTLENEESQHSGDQSKQSVSYNSRLNMTNEVISSCPQPTKLSREKNANNLENEIWADFDATGSEISECLNEDSNVSKKGRKSPGNVPDQLEVDDQSTLCSKYSEDFETSNCEVPSVKMDQDESHFQQSSEEESRTDYSDNTFYSTSSSPTPDQSNLATCTESSYSVRYMKLKLSKVAVKDTAIQTQPSGFHYTWHRDEGLAVLGTSLGAAYVDPTPIASHVISPDAMEALTAYSPATLALNDLLKQQLSFTRQFLQVNRHLYLSIIASIEQDKYHYTTLEETKEYVRNHRSPPLTLDQALKEVQEEMQQYHVI; from the exons GTATTGTGCCTTTGTTAGGATGTTCAGTAGAAGTGGACTTGAAGGTTCTGCCCTAGCAAGAGCCAAGGCCCAGCTCTCTGGGCGAAGAATGGTAGAAAGTTTAAATGTCTATGGAGATGAACTTCAG GACTATATGACTGGCTGCAAGAAAAACAGTGCCCTGATGGTTAGCCCTTTCAACAATGAAATTAGTGACCTAAGTGATCTTTCAATAGAGGACACAGTTGAAAGAGAATGGAAAGGAAAACAATCTGCAATAACTGCAGCCACTATCAGGCCAGCAGAAGGCATCAGTGAGCATTTATTGACTTACGATCAGTTCTTGAAGAAAGGAGACAAATTGGGAGTAACACAGAATCTGAAAGTGAGCAATTGTGCATTGAAAAAAGTCGATGAAGCAAACACAAAAAACCTTAAAGCTGCACCAGCAAGGGCTGGGTCCTCCAATACTGTGCTGGCCAGACTGGCACAAATAGAAAACAAAATCATGAACAGAAGGCTGAATAAACATCAAATCAATCCAGATGAAAATTTACAGATGTATGATGATGAAGAAATTTCCCCTAAGTCAAGTACTGAGCTGAGTGgaaaagggagcaggttcctgaaGAGAACAATGAATACTGTGGCGAAACAGGATTTAAAAGCTGAGTTTCAGAATAACGAAGCTTCAAAAAAAGATCTGCCTCATGCATATCTTCAGACTCCATTTGAAGTGGCCATTATTGATAGTGATGAGGAAGAAATGAAAAAGATGTTAGGAGGCTCCCTAGAACTCTCTGATGAAAGTGAACTTCTTAAAAGATCACAAGGGAGCCCACAACACGGCTCCAAATTGCACAGAAAG CCTGTCTTGAGAAACTATCCAAGGGGCCACCTAAGAATGCCTTCTCCACCCAGTGTCGGCTCCCCTCAACTGAGTCTGTCTCCAAGAATGAAATTTGTTAAACGTATCCCAACTTCCTCAACTGAACAAAGTGAGATTAAATCTCTGGACGAGTTATTTACTGAAACCTCTATTACTGATGATGTCAAAAGTCTTGACGAGACCATTGAAG ACTTCAAACTAAATATTTTGACTCTGGAGGATTTGGTTCCATTTGTGGAACAAAAATGTATGAACAAATCACTGACTTTGGAG aatgaagaGAGTCAGCACTCGGGTGATCAAAGTAAACAGTCAGTTTCCTACAATTCAAGGTTAAACATGACAAATGAGGTCATCAGTTCATGTCCCCAACCCactaaactttcaagagagaaaaaTGCAAATAACTTGGAAAATGAGATCTGGGCAGATTTTGATGCAACCGGAAGTGAAATCTCTGAATGTTTAAATGAAGATTCCAATGtatcaaagaagggaagaaaatcTCCAGGGAATGTGCCAGACCAATTAGAAGTAGATGATCAGAGCACCCTGTGTTCCAAATACTCAGAAGACTTTGAAACTTCTAACTGTGAAGTGCCATCGGTAAAAATGGATCAGGATGAATCACATTTTCAGCAGTCATCTGAAGAGGAGTCAAGAACTGATTATTCTGATAACACTTTctactcaacatcctcatccccaACACCAGACCAATCCAATCTAGCAACTTGCACAGAGTCCTCCTATTCAGTGAGATATATGAAGTTAAAACTATCCAAAGTGGCTGTAAAAGATACAGCAATACAGACACAACCATCTGGATTTCACTACACGTGGCACAGAG ATGAAGGGCTGGCAGTACTTGGAACATCTCTTGGAGCTGCATATGTGGATCCTACCCCTATTGCCAGTCACGTTATCAGCCCTGACGCAATGGAAG CACTGACTGCATACAGTCCTGCCACTTTAGCGCTGAATGACTTGCTGAAACAGCAGCTCTCTTTCACTCGCCAGTTTCTGCAAGTCAATCGACATCTCTACTTGTCCATTATTGCTTCAATAGAACAGGATAAATATCATTACACGACTTTGGAAGAAACTAAAGAG TATGTCAGAAATCATAGATCACCACCACTGACCTTGGACCAGGCCCTGAAAGAAGTGCAAGAGGAAATGCAGCAATATCACGTCATTTGA
- the LOC116989393 gene encoding E3 ubiquitin/ISG15 ligase TRIM25-like, with amino-acid sequence MATGLAQDALGEELTCAICLEIYTDPVVLDCKHSFCCACIEETWNETNIVSYSCPECRAEYSERPVLERNFKLANIVQRYLALEVSRNAILCNYCTQKRRPAVKTCLKCEASMCAEHLRHHTESAVFKNHLLVDPTADVSRWKCTEHQELLKIYCKDDQVCVCTLCTLIGKHKDHSCESIGEGEKELRNHLQHQLQKIRNNVEAVQLVLSNLHKEKKNAQSIKRNVQVKIKAKYETLRKHIDKEERRVLRFLESEHNCFATEIDGEIIELEGKVKDFEKSFSDLGELLKHNEELSFIQQLNSMADRLKEASEPFVAETPTFDLGKTVVERLADWVQGQYVAAPPPTLGSNFLVSMYGQTPSMDPRTAFPHLILSTGNLSVSGSKHRQPYPDSPKRFDYWWQVMCTERVSCGRCYWEVEVGGERRRWDIGVCYESLSRKGEGKECSLGQNKESWCLYSEPGSLAALYDDNVTRLTVPLPSRVGVFVDFEAGIISFYSVVDKQLSLLHTFRQQAFTKPLHPALGVADFTTSLALCTLK; translated from the exons ATGGCAACCGGCTTAGCCCAGGACGCTTTAGGGGAAGAATTAACTTGTGCGATCTGTTTGGAGATCTACACGGACCCTGTGGTACTCGACTGCAAACACAGCTTCTGTTGTGCCTGCATCGAGGAAACTTGGAATGAGACGAACATAGTCAGCTACTCGTGTCCCGAATGCAGGGCGGAATACAGCGAGAGGCCAGTGCTGGAGAGGAACTTCAAACTGGCAAATATTGTTCAAAGATACCTGGCTCTGGAGGTCTCCCGGAATGCGATTTTATGCAACTACTGCACTCAAAAACGGCGACCGGCTGTAAAAACCTGCCTCAAGTGCGAAGCCTCGATGTGTGCCGAGCATCTAAGGCATCACACCGAGAGTGCGGTCTTCAAGAACCATCTCCTCGTCGACCCCACTGCCGACGTATCCCGGTGGAAGTGCACGGAGCACCAGGAGCTACTGAAGATTTACTGTAAAGATGACCAAGTGTGTGTCTGCACCCTGTGCACTTTAATCGGCAAACACAAGGACCACAGCTGCGAGAGCATcggtgagggagagaaggagcTGAGG AATCATTTGCAACATCAGCTCCAGAAGATCCGAAATAATGTTGAAGCTGTTCAATTAGTTCTGAGCAACCTTCACAAAGAGAAGAAGAATGCACAG AGCATAAAAAGAAATGTACAAGTGAAAattaaagcaaaatatgagaccCTGAGGAAGCACATCGAcaaggaggagaggagagtacTGCGGTTCCTGGAAAGTGAACATAATTGCTTCGCTACGGAGATTGATGGCGAAATCAttgagctggaagggaaagtgaaagacTTTGAAAAGTCGTTTTCTGATCTCGGTGAACTTCTGAAGCACAATGAGGAGCTTTCATTTATCCAG CAACTGAATTCGATGGCAGACAG ATTGAAGGAAGCTTCTGAACCGTTCGTGGCAGAGACTCCTACCTTTGATCTGGGTAAAACTGTTGTGGAAAGGCTTGCAGACTGGGTCCAGGGACAGTATGTGGCAGCACCTCCACCAACTCTGGGGAGTAACTTCCTGGTCAGTATGT ATGGACAAACGCCGAGTATGGATCCCCGCACGGCATTTCCACACCTGATCCTGTCCACTGGCAACCTCTCTGTGTCGGGTTCCAAACACCGGCAGCCTTACCCGGACAGCCCCAAGAGGTTTGACTACTGGTGGCAGGTTATGTGTACGGAGAGAGTAAGCTGTGGCCGCtgctactgggaggtggaggtgggcgGAGAGCGCCGCCGCTGGGACATCGGAGTGTGTTACGAGAGCCTGAGccggaagggagaggggaaagaatgttCTCTGGGACAGAACAAGGAATCATGGTGCCTGTACTCTGAACCTGGTAGTCTTGCAGCCTTGTACGATGACAACGTTACCAGGCTGACTGTTCCCCTGCCCAGTAGGGTGGGTGTATTTGTGGACTTTGAAGCTGGAATTATTTCCTTTTACAGTGTAGTGGACAAGCAATTATCTCTGTTACACACCTTTCGGCAGCAAGCGTTCACTAAACCCCTCCACCCAGCACTGGGAGTGGCCGATTTCACCACCTCCCTGGCACTGTGCACTCTTAAGTAA